CGCCTCTGCGGCGTCGATGCAACAGACCTACGACGACTGGAAAAAAACAACGACCGCCACGGATTAAACTCCGTCGCGGTAGTCATAAAAGCCGACGCCTGATTTGCGTCCGAGCTTACCTGCACGCACCATTTGTCGCAGCAATTGCGGCGGGCGGTACTTCGTGTCGCCCGTCTCCCGATGCAACGTGGACGCGGTTTCGAGCAACGTGTCCAATCCGACCATGTCCGCCAGCGCCAGCGGCCCAATTGGGTGGTTGGCGCCTAGTCGCATGCCGGTATCGATATCCTCGGCCGTTGCCAATCCCTCCTGCAGGACAAAGATGGCCTCGTTCAGCATCGGCACGAGAATGCGATTGACGACGAACAGCGGGGCCTCTTTCACTTCAATACACTGCTTGCCCATCCGCTCACAAACGGCTTTCGCTGCATCCAACGTCTCTTGGTTTGTCTCACTGCCGGGAATCAACTCGACAAGTTTCATCACGGGAACTGGATGGAAAAAATGCATACCGATAAATGATTCCGGTCTATCCGTGGCGCTTGCCAATTCCGTGATAGACAACCCTGACGTGTTGGTCGCAAATATTGTCCGCGGCGAGCAAATCTGGCTCAACTCGCGAAAAACCGCTTGTTTCGTCTCCATCTTCTCGGGCACTGCTTCAATAATGAGATGAACATCTCGAAGCATGTCCAAATCTGTACAAGCCCGGATGCGCCGAATTACGCGCTCGCTCTCATCTTGGGAAATTCTCGCTTTGCGCGCTTCCGACGCCAGACGCCGGCCGATTTGGAATAGCGCACCATCCACTGCATCCGCATCGATATCGTATAAAAACACATCATAGCCTTTCGTAGCAGCGGCCTGTGCGATTCCCCTCCCCGTCAGTCCGGCGCCCACGACTCCGATTGAAGTCACTTCCATGACACACCCCTCCGTAGGTCTATTATGTCATAAAGCAACCGCCGAATCGGAATTTTTTTAGATCTGCCAATTTATCATCGATGTTTATTTTTACTTTGAATATGTTAACATAAAACTAAACGATTTTGAGGAGTGGTGATTCAGTGTCAAAAGTTCCGTTGCGTTGCCCGGCATGTGACTCCGCAATGCAAGTGACCCAACTTCACTGTCCCGTGTGCGATACACAGGTGCAAGGGCACTTCACTGTCAGCCCAATTCTCCACTTGACCGCGCAGCAACTCCATTTTGTCGAGGTCTTCCTGAAGTGCCGCGGCAATATTCGCGAAGTCGAACGAGAACTGGGCATTTCCTATCCCACTGTTCGCGCGCGCCTCGACGAAGTGATTCAACATCTCGGCTACCATCCATCTAAGCCAGAAGAATCATCCACCGGACTCGACGCCATCGTACAGTTTGAACACGGCGAACTCAGTTTTGAGGAGACACTAGAGAAATTGCGAAAGGGCTGAATCGAATGATGCAAGAGAGACTAAAAATTCTCGAACTCGTGGCAGAGGGGAAACTCACGGTCGAGCAAGCGGATTTATTACTTGACGCACTGCAGGAAAAATCAAAGGACAAATCAGAAGGCAGAGCTTCCTGGGACAAGGCGACCAACGATTTGAAAAGCATCGGCTCACAACTGTCGAGTGTCATTGCGCAAAGTATGACCGAACTGCGCCGAGGGCTGGAGACGAATCTCGCCAATTTATCGTTTGGTGACCACATTGCTACCGCCGTTGAACGGGAATTCGCCACAGATATACAGGCACTGCGGGTAAACGCCAGCAATGGTCGCGTCCGCGTCGAGCGCTGGTCCGCACCACATATCCGCCTGTACGTTCAGGCAGATGTTCGAGCCGACGAACAGGACAAGGCCAAAGAGTTACTGGAACAAGCGATGGTCATCAGCGAAACCGAGCACCAGGTCGATTTGCGGTTTCTTCACCGCGTCGACGGGACGCGTGTCGGTGGCATCCGTATCGATGTCTACGTCCCCGAGACACTGGACAATATCACTGTGGAAACCCGCAACGGCGATATCTTTATCAACCGTGCGTGCGCTACGACAATCAACGTAGAATCCACCAATGGACAAATTCACGTCCACCACGGAGAGGCGGACATTTTGCGGACGACGACACAGAACGGATCGATTGTGCTACACGACTCGTTGTCTGCGCGCACAAAAGAAGTCTACGCCGAATCGCGCAATGGCTCTATCCAAGTACGGGGGATTCCTGTCGATACACCCGTGCGTGGGAAGGCGGTAACCGCCGCAGGTACGGTACAAATCAGCCACCCAGACCTGGACGTCAGTGACACTTCCGAACATCGCCGCAATTCGTCCAGTTTTCGCACGAAAGAAATGACAGACGATGTGACCACCTCAATATCCGTATATCTGGAGACAAAAAACGGAAAAATTAGCGTACAGTGATGAACCATCATGACCACTGTTCGTGAGGAGGTTCCTTGTGCGCCAGAGTGAACTCTATTTCGCGCTCGCCGTGCTGTTCGCGCTCTATCTGACGTGGCGCGTCACGAGCTCCGTCCGCAAGACGATGAAGAGCACGCCAGACGAAGAGCAGCAAGACACGGAGTAAAAAATTTGGGCGGGTCAGCAGAAATCACTTCTGCAAGCCCGCCCGATTTGTCGTCAGTGCGTCGCGCGCCAAAATTTCTCGGGCGCCGGTCACCTCGAGCACCGTGCCGTTCACCTCTTGGCTGTCTGGATGACAAAGCCAAGTCACTGCCCGAGCAATATCCTCGCCCACTGGCGGGCGTAGCCCTTCTTCTGTCAACTCTCCGGCGACGTCTTCAAACATTTTCATTTTGTCACCGCCGCGGATATCGCCAGGACAAACCATATTCGCCGTAATCCCGTACGCTCGTTCTTCTCTCGCAACCGATCTCGTGAGCGCCGCCAACCCGGCTTTTGCTGCCGCGTATGCGGCTCGAAAGCGCCAACCGCGCGCCTCCCCCGCGCCGTCGTAGCCGACGGTTATGAGGCGGCCAAAGCGGCGGCTTCGCATATCGTGGATGAGCTCTGTGTACAGCCAAAAGAAATTGGTGAGGTTTCCGTGCATCATCCGCTGCCACATATCCTCGTCATAATCCGCGAGCGGTTTCCGTTCGAACACAAACGGGCCAAAGTTGTGAATCAGTGCATCAATCGAGGCAAACTGCGCTTTTGCCGCCGTTATCGCCTGAAGAACGGAAGTTCTATCAAACAAGTCACAGTGGATGGCGAATGCGCTTCCCCCTTCGCCCTGCACCTGCTCGACCAGTTGCCTGGCTTCCTCTGCACTCTCGCCGTATGTAAACGAGACGTTCCAACCTGCTCTCGCCAAGGACAACACCATGGCGTGCCCGAGTCCCTTGCCAGCGGACGTCACAAACGCGGTTTTTGCGGACACGGCTTGTCCTCCTTTCTGCATCGAAGCGCCGCGACTGTGGGGGATACGCGGCAAAGCGAACCGCCTATCCCTCCAGCGCATGCGCCACGAATCTTTACCAGTACGGGCCCCAGCCCCAGCCCCACGCCCAAGGGCTCAACGCGAGCGCAGCGGCAAACGGAATGAAGAACAGTGGCCAAAAGACTTCTTCGGCGTCCACATTCTTCCCGCCAACCGAGTCGAGTGTCTTCACAGACAGTTTCTCGGAAGCGCTAACGGTCCGGCCGCCGCCTTGGTATAAGCGCAAGTACATTCCATTCTGGTCGACATGGTGTAAAACACCGCGGTGAACGCCATAAACCGAATGGACAACCACCGGTCGACCGATGTGTCTCATCGCCAAAGCACGAATGTTTGCCAACCTTACTTCCCCCCTCGCGCGTTTGCTTTACTCTATGGCGCGAGAGGGAAAACGAATGGACGGATGCCTGCCCACCTGAGAAACTAGGCAGTATACTCTACGATTTCGACCGATTGAATATGTACCGGATCGACAGGTTGACTCGGCTCTCCCATCGCGCCGCGCTGGACAGGCTGCGAGGCAATCGCCATCACCGTGTCCATCCCGGAGGTCACCCGACCAAACACAGTGTAGTTCGGCTGCTGATTCAAGTTGCGGCTCATCTCGCCAGTGCATACGAAAAATTGCGATCCGTTCGTGTTCGGCCCAGCATTCGCCATGGCGACCACACCTGGCTCATAGGGCAACGCCGGTGGCAATTCGTCCGCGAACCGGTACCCTGGGCCGCCGCGGCCAGTACCTGTCGGGTCCCCACCCTGAATCATAAATTCACGAATGACGCGGTGGAAAATCACGTCGTCATAGTAGCCGTCACGCGCGAGAAAGACGAAGTTGTTGACGGTTTTCGGCGCCTCGTTCGCCAACAGTTCAATCGTAAACTCGCCAAGTCCCGTATGGACAATCGCCTCGTATCGAGCGCCTTTGATCAACTGCATCTCTGGTTCGTGCTTATACTGCTTATTCGCTGCCATCTGGTCACCTCATCAAAAATACTGCCGCGCTTCAGTGCGTAGGCTCAGTGCCCATAGCTTACCACACGTGCGATAGTAACCAAAGTTCGTGGAGCTTGTTCGTTCACCCATCGCAAGAAGTGGCGCTATGGACATTGCATACACTTCCTTTCGTTCAGTAGAATACCCTTGGAGGTGTCGATTACATGGAGTATCGCAGACTTGGTAAGAGTGGTCTTAAAGTTTCGGAAATTGCACTCGGCAGCTGGCTTACATATGGGACGGTGACCGAGAAGGAACGGGCCATCGCGTGTGTCAAGCAGGCGTATGAGCTCGGTATCAACCACTTCGACTGCGCGAACGTGTACGGTGCACAACCGCACGCCGCTGAAGAAGTGATGCAAGAAGCACTGAAACCGTATGCGCGCGACAGCTACGTCATCACGACGAAAGCTTTCTGGCCCGTCGGCGACGGTCCCAACGACAGAGGCCTGAGCCGCAAGCATATCATGGCCCAGGTGGAAAAGAGCCTCAAGGCACTCGGCGTCGACTACATCGACATCTTCTACTTTCATCGCTTTGACCCGGACACAGACCTCGAAGAGAGCCTGCGCGCACTCGATGACCTCATCACGCAAGGGAAAGTGCTCTACGGGGGCCTCAGTGAATGGCCAGCCGATAAAATTGCGGCCGGCGTGTCGCTTCAAAAAGAACTTCAATTGCATAAATTCGCAGCCAGCCAGCCGATTTACAATATGTTCGAGCGATATATCGAGCAAGCGGTCATTCCCATCTGCGAGGACGCAGGCATCGGACAAGTCGTCTTCTCGCCGCTCGCACAGGGCGTGTTGACCGGAAAATACCGCAAAGGTGCACAAGCGCCGGAAGGTTCACGTGCTGCGACACCAGGTGTAAATCGCTTCCTGGAAGGCAGACTCACGGAAGACGTCCTCGACAAAGTCGAACAATTGTCCGCCATCGCCACGAAAGCGGAACTCAGCCTGCCGCAACTAGCGCTCGCATGGGTGCTCCGGCAGCCCAATGTGGCGAGTGCATTAATTGGCGCAAGCCGTCCTGAGCAGGTCGTCGAGAACGTGAAGGCTTCTGGCATCACGCTCAATGAAGACATCTTACATGACATTGAGGCCGTCCTCGCGTAATTTGCGACGAGTTTACACAGGCGCCGGCGAGTCGGCGCCTGTTCTATTTTCTACTTCTACAGATACATTGGGGGCAATTTGGGTGAGATCAATTTGTACATACGACGAAGCACTGGACATCGCCATCCATCTCGCCGCACCCCGCCGCATCATCGAGCGGAATGTGTGGACGAAGGCACCTAGCACGGCGACGCTCGCCGACGATGTTCGCGCGGCGATTGACCTACCTCCGTTCGCACGCGCGATGATGGACGGCTTTGCCGTACACCGCTCTGACATTGCGGGCACGCAACCGTTACAGGTGGTTGCCGATATCCATGCGGGCGAACAGCCTAAGACGCCAGTCTCCCCTGGCACAGCCGTGCAGATTCGCACTGGCGCACCGGTTCCGGAAAATACCGCCGCCGTCGTCCGCAAAGAATGGACAGAATGGATTGATGCCCATACTATCCGGCTCCTACGGCCTATCTCTGCTGGCGAATCGATTCAACCCCGCGGCCAGGACACAGCTCAAGGTGCGGTGCTTTTATCGCGGGGAGCGCAAATCGACGGCCAGACGATAGCCGTACTACGCGCAGCCGGCGTCACCAGTATCCCAATCTACGCGCCTGTGCGCGTCGGGATTGTCAGCACTGGCAGCGAACTCGTCACAGACCCGACGAAGCCACTCTGTGCAGCACAGGTGTATGCGGCCAGTGACGCATTTTTGCAATCCACACTTGAGGCACTGGGCGCACAGGTGGTCGATATCTCGTACGTCGATGACCATCCCGAACGCATTGAGCAAAGAGCGGCCCGGTTCATAGCAGATGGCGTCGACTACGTCCTGCTCACTGGAGGTGCCTCCGTCGGCGACACTGACTATGCCACAAGTGTCATCCGCAGATTGTGCGGCACTGAGCAGTTGCCCATCGAACGCGTGTGGATGCGACCCGGATCACCATTCCTGGCAGGAAGAGCGGGACGGACTACAGTGTTCGGCTTATCCGGCAACCCTGCCGCCTGCTTTGTTCAGTTTCACGTCCTCGTCCTCCCAGCCATCCGTCGTTCACTAGGTATAGATGCGGCGATGTTCGCGCAGGAGGCGGTGCTGACGCAATCCATTCGCCTGAAACCCATCAAACACGTCCGCTTTTATCGCGCGACGGCCGGCGTCGACGGCGTTCAAGTACGCGTAGAACCTCAAGTGGGTCAATCGTCCGGCCTGGTGACAGGGCTCGCCTGTGTCAACGCCATCATTCGACTCGATGAGCAAGTATACGAAGCAGGTGACATCGTGCCCATTCAGTTGACACGTACGACGACCGGGCGACTGTTCTAAGCGTGCTTCGCCTTGCGCGCACGCTCGTACACGCCCCAACGATACTGAATGCGTTTGTAAGGAGCGAGATTTTTTTGGTTGCGTGCGAACAGCGCATGACTGGGCGCCGTATTTTGCTCAAGCAACCAGATGCGACCAGACGAGCTAATCGCCACATCAAAACCTAGTTCGCGATAGCGTTGATAGGTGTCAAAGTGCCGTGCAAAAAGATAGCCTAATCGCTCGAGTTCTTTGACGGTTCGCTTGACTTTCGCGGGTGTCCAGCCTAGCGCCGTTTGCAGTGCACTATCCACGTCCATCACCCGGCCGCGGCTGAGCGCCGTGTTCGTCACCACGCTATTCCCTCCAGCAATCTTGGCAATCATTCCAGAATAACGCCACCGCCCGCCTGGTTTTTCGCGTTGCATCATCACGCGAATGTCCATCGGACGCCCACCTACCTTGGCAAGCTTGATACCCTGCTGCACGATATACATTTTGCCGTCACGCAAATTATCGATATAGTTCGCAGCAGATTTCACATCTGGAAACTTCCGTTGTTTCCGAACAGTGTGCTGTACCACAATCGATTTCCCGTCATACCACGCCTTCATAATTCCCTTCCCCTGACTTCCAGCGACCGGTTTGACGTAAACCGTTTTGTATTTGCCAATGAGCGTCCCGAAGTTCTCTACCGTATATTTTTTCGTCTCTGGCAGAAACTTTGCTATCTGTTCATTTCTCCGAAAGAATTGATACAACAACCATTTGCCCATTTCAGGCTTGCGCTCGGGCATCCCAGTCATCGACTCCTGCCCAAAGGTTCTGATGTCATACTGTATGTTTGAACCGGTGACAGAGAAGGTGATAAATGTTCCGAATCGACACGTCACCACCCGTTTCATGCAGAAAGTTGTGGGAGCGTGTATAATCTTTTGTGATACGATACAATGAGGTCTCGATTGATACGTGCCAGGGGTGAATCATATGAAGGTACGCAAGGCGGTCATCCCGGCTGCCGGGTTTGGCACTCGCATGTTGCCAGCTACAAAAGCTGTGCCAAAAGAAATGCTCCCGATTTTAAATAAACCGTGTATCCAGTACATCGTCGAGGAAGCGGTTTATGCGGGAATTGAAGAAATTCTAATTATTACAGGCCGCGCCAAAAAGGCGATTGAAGACCATTTCGACAGATCACCGGAATTGGAACTTCACTTAGAGCAAAGTCGTAAAGCAAATATGTTGACGGAAGTGAAGGCGATTTCTGATCTGGTGGACATCCACTACACTCGCCAGAAAACGCCGCTAGGCCTTGGGCATGCCATTCTCTGCGCAAAGTCTTTTGTGGGACAAGAACCGTTTGCAGTGCTGCTCGGCGACGATATCATCCAGTCCAGTTCGCCGGTCACTCGGCAACTGATGCAACACTATGAGGATGCAGAACGAGCGTTACTAGGCATCCAGCCCGTTCCACAAAAAGACGTGTCCAAGTACGGCATCGTCGAATCTGGCCCTGCCTCGGCGAAACCAGGCGTGGTGCCAGTGCAGCGCGTGATCGAAAAACCGAGCGCCGATGAGGCCCCATCCAACTTGGCGGTGCTTGGTCGCTACATCTTGCCTGCCTCAATTTTTGACGCACTCGAAGAGACTCCGCTCGGACATGGAGGAGAACTCCAACTCACCGACGCCATTCAACAATTGGCGGCAAAAGGACTCGTCGACGGCTTTCAATTTGAGGGTGTACGCCACGATATTGGCAATCTGGAAGGCTGGTTGCGCGCAAACTTGTCATTTGGTCTGTCGGAACCAAAGCTGGCCGACGCCATTCGCGGTTGGCTGACAGACGACCACCTGAAAAACCAACTGGCTGCACTGTAACTGAGTTCCGCATTTCATCAAAACGGCCCCGTTCACCAGAAAGAACAGGTGAACGGGGCCGTTTTGTCGTCTATTCGCCTTGCTGGCGATGGCGACGAAGCAACTCGACAAAGATGTCCGGAAGCGACAGAGACTCCACTTCGAGCGCGGTATTAGGCCGTACGAAGTAAAGGAACGCCTGAACGGGCTTCGTCTTTGTCAGCGGTCGGAGGGCCTCCAGGTAGGTGGCCACCTGCGCCTCGTACTCGCGCTTGGCGGAGGTCACATTCGCGGCGTCCACGTGATCGGTTTTGTAGTCAATCACCAACCACCCATCCGCCTCCTCGACCAAGCAGTCAATGACGCCTTGTGCCACGATGGGGACCGTTCGCCGTCCGTTGTCGACAGGCACGTCGATCCGGTGGAAAAAGGGCTGTTCCCGAAACACCCGAAGGCCTTTTTGCATGCGCCGTCCCAGCGGCGACTGGAGGAACCTTGCCACCTGTGGGATGTTGACAGCCGCAGCAATCTTGGCATCGATTTGCTTCTCCTCAATCAAACGCTCGATTTCCTGCGCAATCGACGCTTCGTCCCCGTCAATCGACATGCGAAACCGCTGCATAAACGCGTGGAACGCAATCCCTTCTTCTCGAGGTGTGACGGCGTTCGGGCGCACAAACGCCGGATCTTCGAGCAAAGAGGCAGCCGCCTGCCGTCTCCGAACCGGCGCATCCCCCATCAGCGCGACGTGAAGACGGCGCATATCCGTCGCAGATACTTTGCCGAATAACACATCGAGCGCGTGATCCGGCCGATCGACAATGCGAATCGTCGCACGCTCGCGCGGCTGCTGTGCGATGCGCTCCACAATGGCGTCCCACGCCCACTCAGAACTCTTGTCTACGTTCTGACGCTTTGTTTCACTCGCAGCCACCTGATTCATGTCGTAGACGTAGAGTGCGAGATGATCACCCTCCGTCGCAAAGACGTGGCCATCCCAACTATCCGATTGCACCAATTGCTGCAGCGCAGTGGCCCGAGGATGGCGCAGCATTATCGGCAAAAGCCAATCCATGAACGACTTGGCCCCGGTAAAGGCGCCGGCGAGCAGTTGCTGGCGTTGTCCGCCATGCGCGTACACAGCCTTATTCACCTGACGCGCGAGATTTTGTGTAGAGCCGACGACAATCAACCGCTCACGTGCGCGTGTAAACGCGACGTAGAGCACACGTGCTTCCTCGGCGAGCGTGCTGCGGCGTTCCGCGTGTGTCGCAGCGATCGACGAAACCGTTCGCCAGCGCTGATGGGTGTGCGGGTCATACGCCACGGCGCCAATGCCCACATCACGATTGACGTACAAAATATCCTGCGTCAGGCGAAACTGCTTGCCTAAGTCAATGACGAACACCACCGGGTACTCAAGACCCTTACTGCGGTGAATCGTCATCACCTGAACCGCATCCGGCTCCGTGACGTTGGCAGCGCCCAAATCTAAATCGGCTTCATCTTCTCGCTGCCACTGTTGCAGAAAACCGTAAAGCCCCGCGAAATTCGTGCGCTCGTCATAGGCGCGGGCCAAGTCGAGCAATTTTTGCACGTTCGCCTTGCGAATCTTGCCGCGCGACATGCCGCGAACATAACGCATGTAATCCACATCTTCCATCACGCGGTACAGCGTGTCGACGACGCTCGACTGCCGCGCAAATGTTCGCCAGGTCTCCAGTTGCTGCAAAAACGCCCGCGCTCGAGAGACGGAGTCTTCATCTCGAATCCGTTTTTGTGATTCATCAAGTGAAGCCTCATCATCATGCCGTGCGATTCTACGCACGCCGTCCCAAAGCGTTCGTCGCGAACTGAGTCGCACGCGAGCCAGCATGTTTTCATCCCAACCGACAAACGGTGACCTCAATAGCGTCACCAATGGCAAGTCGTCTCGCGGATTGTCGATAACGCTCAAGCACGCCATGAGCCACTGCACTTCTAACGCCTCAAAAAATCCAGTCGAGGTCGTCGCCGACACGGGAATGCCAGATGCTTGCAACACGTCGACGACCGTATTCAACGCGCCGCGTCCAGACCTCAAAAGCACGGCGATGTCGCCAAACGCGAGTTTGCGGTTGGCGCCCGCTTTGTTATCCCAGACCTGGACGTTCTCCGCCTCCATCATTTCCCGAATCCGCTTGGCAACCACGCGCGCCTCCCGCTCCAGCGCCGACACGTCGACGTCTTCAAACGGCTTCGCACTTTCTTGCCTTGCCACTTCCGTGCTATCCGCTTGCACGTTCTCTGAAAGCGCCGAGGAGCGGTCCAAGAAATGCACTTCAACCAATGGACTGGACGGCTCCGCCGGCGGGTAAGATGCCCCGACGACCATACGAGCCCGCTTGTCGTACGCAAACCCCGTCAATTCCGGACTGAACAATTGTCCAAAGACGAAATTGACGAAATGTACAACACCGTCACGGCTTCGATAGTTTTCGGTCAAGTCAATCGCCAAGCCGCCATCCTCCGCCTGGTAGCGCCCATAGCGATTGAGAAATAGGCCCGGCTCCGCCATTCGGAAGCGATAGATGCTCTGCTTGACGTCGCCCACGGCAAACAGGTTGTCCTGGTCGAGCGTGGCGAGATCGACAATCGCATCCTGAATCGGACTGGTATCCTGGTATTCGTCGACGAACACGTGACGATAATTCTCCTGCAACCGATACAGCGCGCCGGATTGTTCGTCCGCCAGCGCAGTGAAGGCCAGATGCTCCAGGTCCTGAAAGTCGATCACGCCCTCCGCCTGCTTCCGCCGCCTCATTTCCTCTATGACAGCTTCTACGAGTTGGCATAGCGTCTTAATATGTGGCGACAACAGGACGAGATCTTGAGATAGGCCTTCGACGCCCCGCGCAAGGACGGGAACAATGGCTTTCATACTCTCCATTCCCTCGTCGCGCAAGACTTTGATTTGCTGTAACTCCGGCCCTTTATAAGAACTGCGCGGGGATTTCAACGCCGTAAACCGCGAGATGGACGCCGCGAGTTCGTCAAAGTCGATTGTCCCCGTCGCGGATTCGAACGCATGGCGCGCCTGCGCAACGATATCTTTCGCGTCCTGTAACCACGCCGCGTACTTGTCCACCTCGGGAATGGTCTCGGCTAACGTGTGAGCCAATGCAAAATCGTTGTGCGCCATTTCCAGGTGTTCAAGAACCCAAGCTGAAAAGGCGTTGGCAAACGGCGTTTCACTCCACAGCCGATATGTGGAGGGATACGCTTGCGCGATTTCCTGTAACCAGGTTTCCGGATGCACTTGGCTGTTGGCGGCGTCATAGAGCCGCAGCAAAACTTTCGCCAGATTTTTGTCATCGGCCAGCCGAAGCCCAATCATCATCTGTCGAATCGCCTGCGCGTCGCCAGAGTCGTCGGCCAACGCACGCTCAATCACATGATTTGCGACGTCTATCGAAAGCAGCGCCTGCTCGTTCGCGTCGAGCAAGCGGAAATCTGGTGCCAAATCGAGATACAAAAGATTTTGGCGCACAACCTCGAGACAAAAGCTGTGAATGGTCGAGATCTGCGCTTGCCACAGCGACGACGACTGCCGACGCAACCGCTGTGCCGCAGCGGAATTGCCCATCTGACGATATTCCTGAATGCGCTCCTGGATTCGCACCGCAATACGCTGACGCATCTCTCCGGCGGCCGCTTCCGTAAACGTCATCACCAAGATATTCTCCATGTTCAGGGCGGGGTCGGTTTCAAGCAGATGAAGCACCCGCTCAACGAGGACGGCCGTCTTTCCTGACCCTGCGCCCGCCGAAACGATCAGGTTCCTCTTGGTCGTCGTAATGGCGCTCGACTGCGCTTGTGACCACTTCATTGGTCTTCACCTTCCTCGGCGGATGAACTGACGATATCGTCGAACCGCTTGGCCAATAGCACGTGATACGACGCGCCGTGATCTAACGGTTCAAAGTGACAAACCTTGCGGAAGGAACACCGGGTGCACGCGCTGTCGTTGTGCGCCTGCAGATACGGTCGTACAGGCACCTTGCCCAAACTTAGGTCCGTCGCAATTTGTTCGATGCGCTCGCGCACAAACGCCACGGCATTCGCCCACTCATCATCCGTCCAGACCTTCGCATGCTGGCGAAACGTACCGTCTTTCTTGAACAAGTCACCAAAGAGTTCGGACTTGCCATCAGGGAAATTCCTATCCATCGCAGAAATCGCCGTGCCGTTTGCGTTGAAGTATCCTTCAGGCACATACGCCTTGCGCAAAGCGGACAGCGCAGCCGCATCTGGCTCTGGAACTTCCGAGATGGCTGGCAGATTCAATAACGGCAAATAAAATGCACCCG
Above is a genomic segment from Alicyclobacillus acidoterrestris containing:
- the galU gene encoding UTP--glucose-1-phosphate uridylyltransferase GalU codes for the protein MKVRKAVIPAAGFGTRMLPATKAVPKEMLPILNKPCIQYIVEEAVYAGIEEILIITGRAKKAIEDHFDRSPELELHLEQSRKANMLTEVKAISDLVDIHYTRQKTPLGLGHAILCAKSFVGQEPFAVLLGDDIIQSSSPVTRQLMQHYEDAERALLGIQPVPQKDVSKYGIVESGPASAKPGVVPVQRVIEKPSADEAPSNLAVLGRYILPASIFDALEETPLGHGGELQLTDAIQQLAAKGLVDGFQFEGVRHDIGNLEGWLRANLSFGLSEPKLADAIRGWLTDDHLKNQLAAL
- the addA gene encoding helicase-exonuclease AddAB subunit AddA, with the protein product MKWSQAQSSAITTTKRNLIVSAGAGSGKTAVLVERVLHLLETDPALNMENILVMTFTEAAAGEMRQRIAVRIQERIQEYRQMGNSAAAQRLRRQSSSLWQAQISTIHSFCLEVVRQNLLYLDLAPDFRLLDANEQALLSIDVANHVIERALADDSGDAQAIRQMMIGLRLADDKNLAKVLLRLYDAANSQVHPETWLQEIAQAYPSTYRLWSETPFANAFSAWVLEHLEMAHNDFALAHTLAETIPEVDKYAAWLQDAKDIVAQARHAFESATGTIDFDELAASISRFTALKSPRSSYKGPELQQIKVLRDEGMESMKAIVPVLARGVEGLSQDLVLLSPHIKTLCQLVEAVIEEMRRRKQAEGVIDFQDLEHLAFTALADEQSGALYRLQENYRHVFVDEYQDTSPIQDAIVDLATLDQDNLFAVGDVKQSIYRFRMAEPGLFLNRYGRYQAEDGGLAIDLTENYRSRDGVVHFVNFVFGQLFSPELTGFAYDKRARMVVGASYPPAEPSSPLVEVHFLDRSSALSENVQADSTEVARQESAKPFEDVDVSALEREARVVAKRIREMMEAENVQVWDNKAGANRKLAFGDIAVLLRSGRGALNTVVDVLQASGIPVSATTSTGFFEALEVQWLMACLSVIDNPRDDLPLVTLLRSPFVGWDENMLARVRLSSRRTLWDGVRRIARHDDEASLDESQKRIRDEDSVSRARAFLQQLETWRTFARQSSVVDTLYRVMEDVDYMRYVRGMSRGKIRKANVQKLLDLARAYDERTNFAGLYGFLQQWQREDEADLDLGAANVTEPDAVQVMTIHRSKGLEYPVVFVIDLGKQFRLTQDILYVNRDVGIGAVAYDPHTHQRWRTVSSIAATHAERRSTLAEEARVLYVAFTRARERLIVVGSTQNLARQVNKAVYAHGGQRQQLLAGAFTGAKSFMDWLLPIMLRHPRATALQQLVQSDSWDGHVFATEGDHLALYVYDMNQVAASETKRQNVDKSSEWAWDAIVERIAQQPRERATIRIVDRPDHALDVLFGKVSATDMRRLHVALMGDAPVRRRQAAASLLEDPAFVRPNAVTPREEGIAFHAFMQRFRMSIDGDEASIAQEIERLIEEKQIDAKIAAAVNIPQVARFLQSPLGRRMQKGLRVFREQPFFHRIDVPVDNGRRTVPIVAQGVIDCLVEEADGWLVIDYKTDHVDAANVTSAKREYEAQVATYLEALRPLTKTKPVQAFLYFVRPNTALEVESLSLPDIFVELLRRHRQQGE